The window CAGTGGCGAAGTGTCGTCGACCGGCCGAAAGCGTTCATCACCGCCTACACGGCCATCCTCCGCGCCGCGTGGGAAGCGTTCGGGCCTGCCTGGACCCAGGCCGGCTCGCTACTGGCGCGGGAGGCCGAGCGGGTGGGGATCGCGGCGGTCAGCAACGCCCTCCCGCCGGTACTGGCCGGGCTCGGCCACAGGGTCCGCTTCTCCGAGCAGACGCTGTACGTGCCCGATCCGTACCCGGAGACCTTCGAACGCGGCACCCGGCCTGTGGTGTTGGTGCCCATGGTCTCCGGCAACGGCGCATCGGTGTTCAGCTTCGACCGCCCCGACGCCGTGTGGTTCGGCTACCCGGTGCCCGCGCTGAGCACACTGTGGACGTCGTTCCGGGAGCCCGACGAGCGCAAGGACTCTCTGCAACTCGTCGTCGGCACCCTACGGGCCGAGATACTGCGCGAGCTGGTACGGCCCTCCACCATGGGGCGTCTGGCGAGCACTCTCAGCTGCACGCCCGCGACGATGACGTACCACTGCGGTCAGCTCGAGTCCGCCGGACTCGTCAGCCGCGAACGTCAGGGACAGCATGTGTGGGTCCGGCGGACGTCCCGGGGCGCGGCCCTCGTCGACCTGTTGACCGGTCGGCACGGATAGTCGTCCTGCTCGGCCGAGGGCTGCGGCACGGCAACACCCGCACGACCTGCCCCTGCTCTTGAACGTGAGTCCCTGCCCTGGAACGTCACGATTCGCGCGGTGCCACCAAACCAGACTCGTAGGCCATCACCACGAGTTGGGCGCGGTCGCGGGCGTGGAGTTTGGTCATGGCCCGGTTGATGTGGGTCTTCGCGGTGAGCGGACTGATCGCCATGCGGAGGGCGATCTGATCATTGGACAAGCCGTGCGCGACCAGGGAGACGGCCTCTCGCTCTCGGCCGGTCAGCTCATCGAGGCCGGTGCCGGCGACGGCGGGAAGCGGTTGGCTGACGTACCGGTTGATCAACTTGCGGGTGATGGACGGAGCCAGCAGCGCGTCGCCGCGGGCGGCGACGCGCACCGCATGCACAAAGTCGTCCGGCACGATGTCCTTGACGAGGAAGCCGGCAGCTCCGGCGCGCAGCGCGTCGAGGACGTACTCGTCCAGGCCGTAGTTGGTGAGGATGACCACATGCACCTGGGCCAGGGCCGGATCCGCGGCGATGCGCCGTGTGGCCTCGATTCCGTCGACGACCGGCATCTGGATGTCGATCAGCACGATGTCCGGCAAGAACCGTCGGGTGAGCGCCAGGCCTTCGACGCCGTCAGCGGCCTCCGCCACCACCTCGATGTCGTCTTCGAGGTCGAGGAGTGCACGGAATCCGCTGCGGATCAACGGCTGGTCGTCGACCAGCAGGACACGGATCATGAGATCCGCTCCACGGGGAGTTCGGCCTGGACGGTGAACCCGTGCTCGCTGCGCGGCTGCGCCCGCAGCCGACCGCCGAGTGCTGTGACGCGTTCACGCATGCCGAGCAGTCCGAGGCCGGGCGTCGCCACCGTGTCCGGCGTGGCCTTGCCGTCGTCATCGACCCGGATGGTCAGCGAGCCGGTCCGGTAGTCGATGCGGACCGACGCTGTCGCGGCACAGGCATGCCGGGCGACATTGGTCAACGACTCCTGCACGATCCGATAGGCGGTCCGGCCGACCGCCGCCGGAACATCGGCGCGTTGTCCCTCGATCATCAGCGTCGTCTCAAGGCCGGCCCGGCTCGTCTGCTCCACCAGCTCTGCGATGTGGTCGAGCCCGCGGGGCGAGGTGACATCGTCGTCCCGCAACGCCTCCAGGGTGGCGCGCAGTTCCCGGGTCGCCTCACGTCCGGCCTCCTGGATCGCCAGGAGAGCCTCAGGTACGTGTTCGCCCCGTCTGCGGGCCACGTGGACAGCGACTTCCGACTGCACCTTGATGATCGAGATCTGGTGCGTGAGCGAATCGTGCAGCTCCCGCGCGATGTTCAGCCGCTCCTCATCCGCGCGGCGCTGCGCGGTCGCCTCCCGGGTGCGCTCTGCTTCATCCGCCCGCTGCTCGGCCTGCCGCAGTGCCTCCCCCGCGGCGAACGCGGCGATCAGCCAAGCGACTTCGAGGACATGACGGGCCTGCGCCAATGCCTCGCCCGCTGGCCCGTCATGGAAGACCAGGGCGGTGAGGTGAAGCATGACCAGCGCGGTCACGGACGCCGCCGCTGTGAGGGTGCGGTACCCGGCCCGTACCGCGCCGTACACCGCAAGCAGATACGGGACGGAGAGAACCTCGAAGCCGGCCGCCAGATACCCCACCGCACACAGCGCGGTGACGGCCAGAACGGCTGTCGGCGCGCGGCGACGCGCCACCAGCGCCAGACCCCCGACTGCCAGCAGCGCGTAGCCGGGCAGGTCGGAGTCCCTGCCGGGAGATCCTCCGGACAGCCCTGTCCCGAGCAGCAGCGCGGCCGCGCCGAGAGCGATAGCCCAGTCTCTGACCCTGGCCGGGACGCCAAACCATCCATCGTCCATGCGCGCACCCTAACCGGCTGTGGCTGTCGGCAAGTCCCGCTCCGGGACGAGTAGTCGACTACCGCGCCCGCAGTATCCACGTGATGCCTACCGCATCCGCGGCAGGCGCCTGCGCCACCGATGGCAGAGCAAAGTGTCTGCGTCTGCGGGACGACGGCCGGTGTGCTCGGCAGACATGCTCAAGTCACATCTTGGCCTTGGAACTGCACTGTACGAAGAGGAAGAAGAGAAGCATGTACGCAGCAGACGTGGTGACAGCGGCCGCCGAGGGCGGAGCCATCGGTGACGGACGGACCGGAGCGAACCTGGCCCTCGGAGTAGGACTGGTCGGTGTGGCCATCGGCTGGCTGGCCCTGGCTCGCGCCGCCGACCGCATCAGCAGCGGCAACGCGCGCACGGGCGCCATGTCCGCCATCGCGGCAGGGCTGGCCGGTACGGTCCTCGCGGTCCTGCACCTGGCCACCTCCAGTGGTGGTCCCGGCACGGGCAATGGGCTCGTCGGAGCCGTCGCGGCCGTCCCGTTGGGGCTGATCGCCGTCGTTCTCGGTCGCCGGGCGCTGACTCGCTGCCGCACCGAGCCGAGCGGCGAACCGACCAAGAGGCTGACCGGCTGAGCGCAGCACAGCCGTGCGCGGCCCGGGGCGGTCAGCCGCGGACCGCGAGGCCGCGCCTGATGCCGGACACGACGGCACCGAGAACCAGAACGGTCGTTTCGAAGACTCACCGCCATCGCCGGCCCCTGGATGTGACGGCGCAGAGAGGCCGAGCGATGCCCAAGCTGTCCCCAGCCTTCGTGCGAATCGCCAGGGCCATGCCGCCTGGGGCGTGACGTTCAGGCGGCGGGCCCCTGCGGCGACCCGACCCGCATCGTTTCGGTGTGACCGCCCCCGGCCGTCCCTGGGCAAGGAGTGACCAGCATGAACACACATGCTGCGCCAGGAGTCGCAGACGCTTCCGACTGCCGAGCCAGTTCCCCGCTCGCCGCTTCCATCGACCTATCCGCCCTGTCCGACGAGCAGTTCAGCCGCCCGGCGGTACGGTTCGGACTGCGCCTCGGCCAGCTTCCACAGAGCGGGCAGACCGTCCGCCCTCACTCGCTCCGCCGCCCCCTGCTGGCACGCCAGCTCGAAGTCGGCGAGCCGCGTGAAGGACTCGTCATGAGCATCTGACGGCCAGGCGGCTGCGGCCTCCAGGGCAAAGTCCAGCCCTTGCGCGGGATCAAGCTCTCGCTGGCCCGGCCGGGTCAGCCCGATCGTCACGAATACCAACCTCGTCCAGCCCTCGAAGAAGGCCAGGCCCGGCAGTTCGGCCGGGTA of the Streptomyces aurantiacus genome contains:
- a CDS encoding ArsR/SmtB family transcription factor; this encodes MLRPLFAREYSMVPDCLTPTAPLWETDLAVQLEQLAEVSPHLLLRELEADFAGTVPRQWRSVVDRPKAFITAYTAILRAAWEAFGPAWTQAGSLLAREAERVGIAAVSNALPPVLAGLGHRVRFSEQTLYVPDPYPETFERGTRPVVLVPMVSGNGASVFSFDRPDAVWFGYPVPALSTLWTSFREPDERKDSLQLVVGTLRAEILRELVRPSTMGRLASTLSCTPATMTYHCGQLESAGLVSRERQGQHVWVRRTSRGAALVDLLTGRHG
- a CDS encoding response regulator, with translation MIRVLLVDDQPLIRSGFRALLDLEDDIEVVAEAADGVEGLALTRRFLPDIVLIDIQMPVVDGIEATRRIAADPALAQVHVVILTNYGLDEYVLDALRAGAAGFLVKDIVPDDFVHAVRVAARGDALLAPSITRKLINRYVSQPLPAVAGTGLDELTGREREAVSLVAHGLSNDQIALRMAISPLTAKTHINRAMTKLHARDRAQLVVMAYESGLVAPRES
- a CDS encoding sensor histidine kinase, translated to MDDGWFGVPARVRDWAIALGAAALLLGTGLSGGSPGRDSDLPGYALLAVGGLALVARRRAPTAVLAVTALCAVGYLAAGFEVLSVPYLLAVYGAVRAGYRTLTAAASVTALVMLHLTALVFHDGPAGEALAQARHVLEVAWLIAAFAAGEALRQAEQRADEAERTREATAQRRADEERLNIARELHDSLTHQISIIKVQSEVAVHVARRRGEHVPEALLAIQEAGREATRELRATLEALRDDDVTSPRGLDHIAELVEQTSRAGLETTLMIEGQRADVPAAVGRTAYRIVQESLTNVARHACAATASVRIDYRTGSLTIRVDDDGKATPDTVATPGLGLLGMRERVTALGGRLRAQPRSEHGFTVQAELPVERIS
- a CDS encoding DUF6223 family protein, which codes for MYAADVVTAAAEGGAIGDGRTGANLALGVGLVGVAIGWLALARAADRISSGNARTGAMSAIAAGLAGTVLAVLHLATSSGGPGTGNGLVGAVAAVPLGLIAVVLGRRALTRCRTEPSGEPTKRLTG